A DNA window from Deltaproteobacteria bacterium contains the following coding sequences:
- a CDS encoding PilZ domain-containing protein, whose product MVSDYNPATEQRKHARLDIALSVSYFVITPGGEISDLSESMSCDISAGGLRLMTPAPLQNGSVLNLEIRLPDQEEDPIRAKGEVVWQSKISDYSYETGTIIKNMGQDDKARFMSFVLDQMASLVGVARDPKASLN is encoded by the coding sequence ATGGTATCTGATTATAACCCCGCGACGGAACAGAGAAAGCATGCCCGCCTCGATATTGCCCTTTCGGTCAGTTATTTTGTTATCACGCCGGGAGGTGAGATCAGTGACCTCTCTGAATCGATGAGCTGTGATATCAGTGCGGGTGGCCTTCGCCTCATGACCCCGGCTCCGCTCCAAAATGGCTCCGTGTTAAACCTTGAAATCCGGCTTCCGGATCAGGAAGAGGACCCGATTCGAGCAAAGGGGGAGGTCGTTTGGCAGAGCAAGATATCCGATTACAGTTATGAAACCGGCACGATCATCAAAAACATGGGCCAAGACGACAAGGCCCGTTTTATGTCTTTTGTATTGGATCAGATGGCCTCTTTGGTGGGTGTCGCGCGGGATCCAAAGGCCTCATTGAATTAG
- a CDS encoding peptidylprolyl isomerase, with amino-acid sequence MTALFPFLRLLLFCFPFLLSCAGCQKTPESGILARVNGEKIRWGDFRSALSRESLQYTPEALSEKGALKILKESTLQAMIHEVLLLEAAEEEGIKISKKELSDALKKIESGHQPFELKKLLQQQKLSPEEWKERHEKKLTIEKFIDHLAKKKGPSEEEMKKEYFVNRGLYREMEKSHCRQIVASSEPKAEKILSLIQKGENFAAVAQEYSESPDRERGGDLGWVARGDLPPIMDEACFRFEPGETNGVVRSAYGYHIFRVIARRPARNIPFNEAKSLIQKEWREKKRDEILRGWLEEKRKNSKIEINQKMMENAAVSL; translated from the coding sequence ATGACAGCCCTCTTCCCATTTTTGAGGCTCCTCCTGTTCTGCTTCCCCTTTCTCCTCTCCTGTGCAGGTTGCCAAAAAACGCCGGAATCAGGGATCCTGGCACGAGTCAACGGAGAGAAGATCCGCTGGGGTGATTTTCGATCCGCCTTGTCACGGGAGTCCCTCCAGTATACTCCCGAGGCGCTTTCCGAAAAGGGGGCCCTAAAAATCCTCAAAGAGAGCACCCTTCAGGCCATGATCCATGAGGTGCTTTTACTGGAGGCGGCAGAAGAGGAGGGGATCAAAATCTCCAAGAAGGAGCTGTCCGACGCCCTTAAAAAGATAGAGTCGGGGCACCAACCGTTTGAGCTCAAGAAATTGCTGCAACAGCAGAAACTCTCTCCTGAGGAATGGAAAGAGAGGCACGAAAAGAAGCTAACTATCGAAAAATTTATTGATCATTTGGCTAAAAAAAAGGGGCCGAGTGAGGAAGAGATGAAAAAAGAGTATTTCGTCAATAGGGGTCTCTACCGGGAGATGGAAAAATCGCACTGCCGCCAGATCGTCGCCTCATCAGAACCGAAGGCCGAAAAGATCCTCTCGCTCATTCAAAAAGGGGAAAATTTTGCCGCGGTCGCCCAAGAATATTCCGAAAGCCCCGATCGTGAGAGAGGGGGCGATTTGGGATGGGTCGCACGCGGGGATCTCCCTCCCATCATGGATGAGGCCTGTTTTCGATTTGAACCGGGAGAAACGAATGGGGTTGTCCGGTCGGCCTACGGTTACCACATCTTCCGGGTGATCGCACGACGTCCTGCAAGGAACATCCCCTTCAATGAAGCCAAATCCCTCATCCAAAAGGAATGGAGAGAAAAAAAGCGTGATGAGATCCTTCGTGGCTGGCTTGAGGAAAAGAGGAAAAATTCAAAGATTGAAATCAATCAGAAAATGATGGAGAACGCAGCAGTTTCTTTATGA